A single region of the Triticum dicoccoides isolate Atlit2015 ecotype Zavitan chromosome 2B, WEW_v2.0, whole genome shotgun sequence genome encodes:
- the LOC119366987 gene encoding dirigent protein 21-like → MAIKHTMQLLPALVFALALVLRASADATETIHLKFYMHDIITGGPSTPATAVQVIKGVVPLANDPTTHFGDMYVIDDLLTEGPDAASPAVGRAQGFFQFASMTEYALLLTANFVFTAGSHNGSSVAVLSRDVIFDTVRELPIVGGTGGLRGATGYGLLRTHSANTTTRNAVLKIDMYLRV, encoded by the coding sequence ATGGCCATCAAGCACACCATGCAGCTCCTACCAGCCTTGGTCTTCGCTCTAGCCCTTGTCCTTAGGGCATCAGCAGATGCAACGGAGACGATCCACCTCAAGTTCTACATGCATGACATCATCACTGGCGGGCCGTCGACTCCAGCAACAGCTGTGCAAGTCATCAAAGGTGTGGTGCCGCTGGCCAACGACCCCACCACCCACTTCGGTGACATGTATGTCATCGACGACCTGCTGACGGAGGGGCCGGACGCAGCGTCCCCCGCCGTCGGCAGGGCACAGGGCTTCTTCCAGTTCGCGTCGATGACGGAGTACGCGCTGTTGCTCACTGCCAACTTCGTGTTCACGGCAGGGAGCCATAACGGGAGCTCTGTGGCCGTGCTCTCAAGGGACGTCATCTTCGATACCGTCAGGGAGCTCCCGATCGTGGGCGGCACTGGCGGGCTCCGTGGTGCGACCGGGTACGGTCTGCTCCGGACACACTCCGCCAACACCACCACCAGGAACGCGGTGCTCAAGATTGATATGTACCTGCGCGTGTAG